A single genomic interval of Paralichthys olivaceus isolate ysfri-2021 chromosome 7, ASM2471397v2, whole genome shotgun sequence harbors:
- the btbd11b gene encoding ankyrin repeat and BTB/POZ domain-containing protein 3-B isoform X3 — MMDWVPFSFLEHPVFSCTRGVLSLPEGLTLHRDQQQQQQQRAGKSGDGNTYSQSELRSVEQCLLATRVGSISELSDLVSRAMHHLQPLYMKNHNNGTPVHHKSSVIHWAPEAIYTLCYFMHCPQMEWENPNVEPSKVTLQTERPFLVLPPLMEWVRVAVVHTEHRRSFSVDSDDVRQAARLLLPGVDCEPRQLRTDDCFCASRKLDAASTEAKFLQDLGFRMLSCGRTDLVKQAVNLLGPDGINSMSEQGMTPLMYACVRGDEAMVQMLLDAGADINSEVPNSVHKHPSVFPETRQATPLTFAVLHGHVPVVQLLLDAKANVEGSLQDGMENYTETPLQLAAAAGNFELVGLLLERGADPMVGTMYRNGISTAPHGDMNSYSLAAAHGHRNVFRKLLSHTETGKGDVLSLEEILAEGSDLEGRSPSQIDLIRSGKAKLKALKEAMYHSSEHGHVDITIDIRSLGVPWTLHTWMESLRTCFHQHRRPLIQGLLKEFSCIEEEEYTEELITHGLPLMFQILRASKNEVISQQLSAIFTQCYGPYPIPKLVEIKRKQSSRLDPHFLNNKEMSDVTFLVEGKPFYAHKVLLFTASNRFKSLLANRPCGENTCIEISNVKYHIFQLVMQYLYFGATEAMHIRNTEVMELLSAAKFFQLEALQRHCEIICSKNINTETCVEIYNHTKFLDAPDLASYIEGYFLKNMVILIELEPFKQLLYDAPPDSPGCDILQDLEKTLANRIQSIHLSSSKGSIV, encoded by the exons gtGTGCTGAGCCTACCTGAGGGTCTGACTCTTCACAgggaccagcagcagcagcagcagcagcgagcagGAAAGAGCGGAGACGGAAACACCTATAGTCAGTCTGAGCTGCGCTCCGTTGAACAGTGCTTACTGGCAACGCGAGTGGGCAGCATCTCTGAACTCA GTGACCTGGTGTCCCGAGCCATGCACCACCTGCAGCCACTCTACATGAAGAACCATAACAATGGGACGCCGGTCCACCACAAGAGCAGTGTGATTCACTGGGCGCCCGAAGCGATCTACACACTGTGTTATTTCATGCACTGCCCTCAGATGGAGTGGGAGAACCCCAATGTTGAGCCGTCCAAGGTTACCTTGCAAACAGAAAG GCCCTTTCTGGTGCTGCCGCCTCTGATGGAGTGGGTGCGTGTGGCAGTGGTCCACACGGAACACAGACGCAGCTTCTCTGTGGACAGCGATGATGTTCGGCAGGCGgccaggctgctgctgcctggaGTGGACTGTGAGCCCCGCCAGCTCCG AACGGATGACTGCTTCTGTGCCTCGAGGAAACTGGATGCTGCCTCCACTGAGGCAAAGTTCCTGCAGGACCTGGGTTTCCGTATGCTCAGCTGCGGACGCACGGACCTGGTGAAGCAGGCTGTCAACCTGCTCGGGCCGGATGGTATCAACAGCATGAGTGAGCAG GGGATGACCCCGCTGATGTACGCTTGTGTCCGTGGAGACGAGGCCATGGTGCAGATGTTGCTGGATGCAGGGGCCGATATTAACAGCGAG GTGCCAAACTCAGTGCACAAGCACCCCTCAGTCTTTCCCGAAACGCGGCAGGCGACGCCCCTCACTTTCGCTGTGTTACACGGACACGTGCCTGTGGTGCAG ctgctgctggatgcCAAAGCGAACGTTGAGGGGTCCCTGCAGGACGGGATGGAGAATTACACAGAGACCCCACTGcagctggctgctgctgcag GTAACTTTGAGCTGGTGGGTTTGCTGCTGGAGCGCGGGGCCGACCCCATGGTGGGGACCATGTACCGAAATGGCATCTCCACTGCACCTCATGGAGACATGAACTCCTACAGCCTGGCAGCAGCTCACGGACacag AAACGTGTTTCGTAAGCTCCTGTCCCACACGGAGACGGGGAAAGGCGATGTCTTGTCCCTGGAGGAGATTCTGGCCGAAGGTTCGGACCTGGAAGGAAGAAGTCCGTCTCAGATTGACCTGATCCGATCTGGGAAGGCCAAACTCAAAGCCCTGAAAGAAGCCATGTATCACAGCTCAGAACACGGACACGTAGACATCACCATAGATATCCGGAGCCTTG GGGTCCCGTGGACTTTGCACACCTGGATGGAGTCTCTGCGGACGTGTTTCCACCAGCACCGCCGACCTCTGATCCAGGGTCTCCTGAAAGAGTTCAGCTGCATCGAGGAAGAGGAGTACACCGAGGAGCTGATCACACACGGCCTGCCTCTCATGTTCCAGATCCTCAGAGCCAGCAAG AATGAAGTCATCAGCCAGCAGCTGTCTGCAATCTTCACCCAGTGTTACGGCCCGTACCCCATCCCCAAACTGGTAGAGATCAAGAGGAAGCAGTCGTCACGTCTGG ATCCTCACTTCCTGAACAATAAAGAGATGTCTGACGTGACCTTCCTGGTGGAGGGGAAACCTTTTTACGCCCACAAAGTTCTGCTCTTCACAGCTTCCAACAG GTTCAAATCTCTTCTAGCGAATAGACCTTGTGGTGAAAACACGTGCATTGAAATCAGCAATGTTAAATACCACATTTTTCAG CTGGTGATGCAGTATCTCTACTTTGGAGCAACAGAAGCGATGCACATCAGGAACACTGAGGTTATGGAG CTTCTGTCTGCAGCCAAGTTCTTCCAGCTGGAGGCGCTGCAGAGGCACTGTGAGATTATCTGCTCCAagaacatcaacacagaaacgTGTGTGGAGATCTACAACCACACCAAG TTTCTCGACGCTCCAGACCTGGCGTCCTACATCGAGGGCTACTTCCTGAAGAACATGGTGATCCTGATCGAGCTGGAGCCGTTCA
- the btbd11b gene encoding ankyrin repeat and BTB/POZ domain-containing protein 3-B isoform X4, whose amino-acid sequence MHHLQPLYMKNHNNGTPVHHKSSVIHWAPEAIYTLCYFMHCPQMEWENPNVEPSKVTLQTERPFLVLPPLMEWVRVAVVHTEHRRSFSVDSDDVRQAARLLLPGVDCEPRQLRTDDCFCASRKLDAASTEAKFLQDLGFRMLSCGRTDLVKQAVNLLGPDGINSMSEQGMTPLMYACVRGDEAMVQMLLDAGADINSEVPNSVHKHPSVFPETRQATPLTFAVLHGHVPVVQLLLDAKANVEGSLQDGMENYTETPLQLAAAAGNFELVGLLLERGADPMVGTMYRNGISTAPHGDMNSYSLAAAHGHRNVFRKLLSHTETGKGDVLSLEEILAEGSDLEGRSPSQIDLIRSGKAKLKALKEAMYHSSEHGHVDITIDIRSLGVPWTLHTWMESLRTCFHQHRRPLIQGLLKEFSCIEEEEYTEELITHGLPLMFQILRASKNEVISQQLSAIFTQCYGPYPIPKLVEIKRKQSSRLDPHFLNNKEMSDVTFLVEGKPFYAHKVLLFTASNRFKSLLANRPCGENTCIEISNVKYHIFQLVMQYLYFGATEAMHIRNTEVMELLSAAKFFQLEALQRHCEIICSKNINTETCVEIYNHTKFLDAPDLASYIEGYFLKNMVILIELEPFKQLLYDAPPDSPGCDILQDLEKTLANRIQSIHLSSSKGSIV is encoded by the exons ATGCACCACCTGCAGCCACTCTACATGAAGAACCATAACAATGGGACGCCGGTCCACCACAAGAGCAGTGTGATTCACTGGGCGCCCGAAGCGATCTACACACTGTGTTATTTCATGCACTGCCCTCAGATGGAGTGGGAGAACCCCAATGTTGAGCCGTCCAAGGTTACCTTGCAAACAGAAAG GCCCTTTCTGGTGCTGCCGCCTCTGATGGAGTGGGTGCGTGTGGCAGTGGTCCACACGGAACACAGACGCAGCTTCTCTGTGGACAGCGATGATGTTCGGCAGGCGgccaggctgctgctgcctggaGTGGACTGTGAGCCCCGCCAGCTCCG AACGGATGACTGCTTCTGTGCCTCGAGGAAACTGGATGCTGCCTCCACTGAGGCAAAGTTCCTGCAGGACCTGGGTTTCCGTATGCTCAGCTGCGGACGCACGGACCTGGTGAAGCAGGCTGTCAACCTGCTCGGGCCGGATGGTATCAACAGCATGAGTGAGCAG GGGATGACCCCGCTGATGTACGCTTGTGTCCGTGGAGACGAGGCCATGGTGCAGATGTTGCTGGATGCAGGGGCCGATATTAACAGCGAG GTGCCAAACTCAGTGCACAAGCACCCCTCAGTCTTTCCCGAAACGCGGCAGGCGACGCCCCTCACTTTCGCTGTGTTACACGGACACGTGCCTGTGGTGCAG ctgctgctggatgcCAAAGCGAACGTTGAGGGGTCCCTGCAGGACGGGATGGAGAATTACACAGAGACCCCACTGcagctggctgctgctgcag GTAACTTTGAGCTGGTGGGTTTGCTGCTGGAGCGCGGGGCCGACCCCATGGTGGGGACCATGTACCGAAATGGCATCTCCACTGCACCTCATGGAGACATGAACTCCTACAGCCTGGCAGCAGCTCACGGACacag AAACGTGTTTCGTAAGCTCCTGTCCCACACGGAGACGGGGAAAGGCGATGTCTTGTCCCTGGAGGAGATTCTGGCCGAAGGTTCGGACCTGGAAGGAAGAAGTCCGTCTCAGATTGACCTGATCCGATCTGGGAAGGCCAAACTCAAAGCCCTGAAAGAAGCCATGTATCACAGCTCAGAACACGGACACGTAGACATCACCATAGATATCCGGAGCCTTG GGGTCCCGTGGACTTTGCACACCTGGATGGAGTCTCTGCGGACGTGTTTCCACCAGCACCGCCGACCTCTGATCCAGGGTCTCCTGAAAGAGTTCAGCTGCATCGAGGAAGAGGAGTACACCGAGGAGCTGATCACACACGGCCTGCCTCTCATGTTCCAGATCCTCAGAGCCAGCAAG AATGAAGTCATCAGCCAGCAGCTGTCTGCAATCTTCACCCAGTGTTACGGCCCGTACCCCATCCCCAAACTGGTAGAGATCAAGAGGAAGCAGTCGTCACGTCTGG ATCCTCACTTCCTGAACAATAAAGAGATGTCTGACGTGACCTTCCTGGTGGAGGGGAAACCTTTTTACGCCCACAAAGTTCTGCTCTTCACAGCTTCCAACAG GTTCAAATCTCTTCTAGCGAATAGACCTTGTGGTGAAAACACGTGCATTGAAATCAGCAATGTTAAATACCACATTTTTCAG CTGGTGATGCAGTATCTCTACTTTGGAGCAACAGAAGCGATGCACATCAGGAACACTGAGGTTATGGAG CTTCTGTCTGCAGCCAAGTTCTTCCAGCTGGAGGCGCTGCAGAGGCACTGTGAGATTATCTGCTCCAagaacatcaacacagaaacgTGTGTGGAGATCTACAACCACACCAAG TTTCTCGACGCTCCAGACCTGGCGTCCTACATCGAGGGCTACTTCCTGAAGAACATGGTGATCCTGATCGAGCTGGAGCCGTTCA